The DNA sequence TCGGTATGACCCGGGAGGCTTTTTCCCGCCATCTAAGGGAATACAAAATTGAACCGGAATATCTCAGCCACAACATGGCGGTGCTTCTCCCTGCACCCCAAAGCCCTCTGCGGGATTGGGGCCGCCTTTACCGTATGCTGGATGTGGTAAGCCCTGCACCCTCCCTAACCTTTGCGCCCCCGCCCACGCTGCCTCAGCGGGCCTGCTCACTGCGGGAGGCAGTCTTTGCCCCCAAGGAGAGCATTCCGGTGGATGCGGCACTGGGCAGAGTGGCCGGGGAGCTCTATGCCCCCTGCCCGCCGGGGGTGCCTTTGGCTGTGGCGGGAGAAATTCTGGATGAGTTTGCTCTATATTGTCTAAAAAGTGCTGGATTACTGCACGTGAATGTGTTACAATAACATAATACAATTATTTTTTAACCCCTGAAAGGAGTTGTCGATATGAAGCTGGTTTTGGCCATTGTATCCCGGGATGATACCAACAAGGTTTCCAAAGAGCTGACCAAGGAGAATTATTCAGTCACCAAGCTAGCCACCACCGGCGGCTTCCTGATGGCTGGGAATACCACCTTTCTCATTGGAACGGATGACGACCGGGTGGAGCACTTGATTTCCGTCATCGGTGAAAACTGCAAGACCCGCACCAAGGTGGTTTCCTCCTCTGCTTCTTATGGCGTAGGCTCTTTTGCTTCTATGCCGGTGGAAGTAACGGTTGGCGGCGCTACGGTTTTTGTATTGGATATCGAACAATTTGTGAAGTTGTAAAAAAGGATGCGCAATGAATCCGCAACAACTGAAAAAATTCAGCAGACGCTCACCGTTCTGATGCGGGGTGGGCGTTTGTTTCATGCTGTTTTGGCGGAAGGCCCGGGGCGTGAGCAACTTGCCCGCCGGCTTGCGCAGGCGGCTCTGTGTGAAGGGGAGCCTAAGCCCTGTGGCCAGTGCTCTCATTGCCATAAGGCGGAAAAGGGCGTTCACCCGGATATTCTGGTTTATGGCGGGAGCGGCAGCTTCCCGGTGGAGCAGGTGCGGGAAATCCGCACACAGGCTTTTGTCATGCCCAATGAAGCCCGGGGCAAGGTTTTTATTCTGGAGGAAGCCCAGAACATGACCATACAGGCCCAGAATGCCCTGCTGAAAATTCTGGAGGAGCCCCCATCTGGGGTGGTGTTTGTGCTGACCTGTGATAACAAGGCAAGGCTTCTGACCACCATTTTATCCCGGGTTACCGTTCTCTCGCTTGAGGAAGATATTTCCTCACAGGAGGGGCTGGAGCAGGCGGCTAGCTTTCTTCGGGAGGCCTGCATCGGCAGTGAATACACAGCATTGGCGCAGCTTGTGCCCTATGAGCGGGATCGGGAGGGTTTTGGCTCCTTTTGCGGTGGCCTTCGCCGGGCGGCAGAGAGTCTTTTGCTGGGGCGTTTGCAGGATCAGCCGGAACTTGCCCGCCGCCTGACCCGCTTGCAGAGCGCCCGCATCGTTGCTATAATAGAAGAAATGGAATACACAGCGGCCCGAGGAGGCAACATGCTGCTGTTAACCACAGCGCTTCCCGGCCGGATACGTCAGGTATTGGAGCGGGGAGCAAGCTGACCCTTAAGAACCTATTTAGGATCTTTATTGCACCTGTGATTTCGGCAAAGTTTACCGCCTTTTAGGATTGTCGTCCTTGCCGGGCGTCAGCCCGGCGGTGTCCTCCGCCCCGAAAATTCGGCAAACTTTGCTCTTATAACAAGGCACAAAAAGATGCCAAATAGATTCTAAAAGAACAGGAGGCCGTTATGGCACAAATTATAGGCGTACGCTTTAAAAGTGTAGGCAAGATATACTATTTTGATCCTGTGGAACTGGAAGTGACCAAGGGAGACCGTGTCATTGTGGAAACCGCCCGGGGCGTGGAATGCGGTGATGTTGTGCTTTCCAACCGGGAGGTTGAGGATGATAAGGTGGTTCAGCCCCTGAAACGGGTGCTGCGCAAGGCCAATCAGGAGGATTTGCTCCAGCTGGAGGCCAACCGGGAAAAGGAAGTCTTTGCCCTTGCAGTCTGCAACGAGAAAATCCGCAAGCATAAGCTGGAAATGAAGCTCATTTCGGTGGAATACACCTTTGATAACAACAAGGTGCTGTTTTATTTCACGGCCGAAGGCCGGGTGGATTTCCGCAATTTGGTCAAGGATTTGGCGGCGGTGCTCCGCACCCGCATTGAGCTGCGCCAGATTGGTGTCCGGGATGAGGCCAAGATTTTGGGTGGGCTGGGCATCTGCGGCAGACCCTTCTGCTGTGCTACCTTTTTGGGTGAGTTCCAGCCGGTATCCATCAAGATGCCTAAGGAACAGGGGCTTTCCCTCAACCCTACCAAGATTTCCGGCACCTGCGGGCGGCTGATGTGCTGCCTGAAATACGAGCAGAATGCCTATGAGGATTTACTGCGGACAACCCCTCGTGTGGGCGCGCAGGTCACCACGCCGGAAGGCCCGGGTGTTGTCACCGAAGTGAGCCTTTTGACCGGTATGCTCAAAATTCGCCTGGATAAAAGCACCTCCGGGGGAAGCAGCCCTTTCCATAAGGATACCATCAAGGTGATTAAGGATGGTTCCCGCAGCAAAGGCGGGAAATCCAGACCCGCAGGTGGCAAAGATAAAAACAATGAGAACAAAGCATTTGCCTCAGGAGACGAAATGACAGAAGAAGAGCTTTCAGCTCTTG is a window from the Oscillospiraceae bacterium MB08-C2-2 genome containing:
- a CDS encoding cyclic-di-AMP receptor, with amino-acid sequence MKLVLAIVSRDDTNKVSKELTKENYSVTKLATTGGFLMAGNTTFLIGTDDDRVEHLISVIGENCKTRTKVVSSSASYGVGSFASMPVEVTVGGATVFVLDIEQFVKL
- a CDS encoding ATP-binding protein; the protein is MRNESATTEKIQQTLTVLMRGGRLFHAVLAEGPGREQLARRLAQAALCEGEPKPCGQCSHCHKAEKGVHPDILVYGGSGSFPVEQVREIRTQAFVMPNEARGKVFILEEAQNMTIQAQNALLKILEEPPSGVVFVLTCDNKARLLTTILSRVTVLSLEEDISSQEGLEQAASFLREACIGSEYTALAQLVPYERDREGFGSFCGGLRRAAESLLLGRLQDQPELARRLTRLQSARIVAIIEEMEYTAARGGNMLLLTTALPGRIRQVLERGAS
- a CDS encoding stage 0 sporulation family protein — protein: MAQIIGVRFKSVGKIYYFDPVELEVTKGDRVIVETARGVECGDVVLSNREVEDDKVVQPLKRVLRKANQEDLLQLEANREKEVFALAVCNEKIRKHKLEMKLISVEYTFDNNKVLFYFTAEGRVDFRNLVKDLAAVLRTRIELRQIGVRDEAKILGGLGICGRPFCCATFLGEFQPVSIKMPKEQGLSLNPTKISGTCGRLMCCLKYEQNAYEDLLRTTPRVGAQVTTPEGPGVVTEVSLLTGMLKIRLDKSTSGGSSPFHKDTIKVIKDGSRSKGGKSRPAGGKDKNNENKAFASGDEMTEEELSALADE